Genomic DNA from Pirellulales bacterium:
CGGCGGCGCCTTCCCATTGCCATCGGCGCTTGGCTTGAATAGCCCCAGCTCGACCAAAATCGCCTTCGCTTGACCGCGATCACCGGTTACAACTTCTGCGAGTTGGAAAGGCGACCACTTTCTATGGCACGAGTAACAGTGCGCGAAACCCGTGTGGATATGTAGCCGAAATGCGTCACTCGACTGGCAGGCGATGCACGGTCCGGCCAGATCGTGCCCTTCGCGTTTATTGATTGTCAAACCAAGGCGGTCTGCGAGCGAGACTCCAACTTCACTGTCGGCTTTCGTGATGGTCAACATGCCCGTGCCTCCCATTCTTGACGGCGCGGACAACCAGCGGCGATCCACTCCCGCAGTTCATCGATCCGCCACAGCGTCGATCGGCCGATCCGGACCGGCTGGGGGATTAAACCCGCCGAATCCCAAGTTCGCCACGTGCGTAAAGATTTGCCGCACAACTGAGCGGCTTGCTTGGCGGTGACGAGAAGCGTGTTGACTTCGTCGTCAGGCATCCGCATCTGCCTGGAAGCATTCATGTTGGCTCCATTGTTGACGTTTGCACAATTCGTGATC
This window encodes:
- a CDS encoding helix-turn-helix domain-containing protein; protein product: MPDDEVNTLLVTAKQAAQLCGKSLRTWRTWDSAGLIPQPVRIGRSTLWRIDELREWIAAGCPRRQEWEARAC